In Microbacterium binotii, one DNA window encodes the following:
- the atpA gene encoding F0F1 ATP synthase subunit alpha — translation MADISISPDVIRDALKDFVAAYEPTGAATAEVGSVIDAGDGIAHVEGLPGLMANELVVFEDGTQGLALNLDEKEAGVVVLGDFAGIEAGQPVTRTGEVLSAPVGDGFLGRVVDPLGNPIDGLGAIEAEGRRALELQAPGVMQRKSVHEPLQTGIKAIDAMIPVGRGQRQLIIGDRQTGKTAIAIDTIINQKANWESGDVNKQVRCIYVAIGQKGSTIASVKGALEDAGAMEYTTIVAAPASDPAGFKYLAPYTGSAIGQHWMYGGKHVLIIFDDLSKQAEAYRAVSLLLRRPPGREAYPGDVFYLHSRLLERCAKLSDELGAGSMTGLPIIETKANDVSAYIPTNVISITDGQIFLQSDLFNANQRPAVDVGISVSRVGGDAQVKSIKKVSGTLKLELAQYRSLEAFAMFASDLDAASRRQLERGARLTELLKQPQYSPYPVEEQVVSIWAGTNGKLDAIAVEDVLKFERELLDHLRRNTQVLDTLRDTNVLDDATVAELEKVTDEFILEFTSGGAKAIGAPGNEQFAAAEVEDINQEKIVKGRRG, via the coding sequence ATGGCAGACATCTCCATCAGCCCCGACGTCATCCGTGACGCCCTGAAGGACTTCGTCGCAGCATACGAGCCGACCGGCGCCGCGACGGCAGAGGTCGGGTCCGTCATCGACGCCGGCGACGGCATCGCGCACGTCGAGGGCCTCCCCGGCCTCATGGCCAACGAGCTCGTCGTGTTCGAAGACGGCACCCAGGGTCTCGCGCTGAACCTCGACGAGAAGGAAGCCGGTGTGGTCGTCCTCGGCGACTTCGCCGGCATCGAGGCCGGTCAGCCGGTCACTCGCACCGGTGAGGTCCTCTCCGCGCCCGTCGGCGACGGCTTCCTCGGCCGGGTCGTCGACCCGCTCGGAAACCCCATCGACGGTCTCGGCGCCATCGAGGCCGAGGGTCGTCGTGCCCTTGAACTGCAGGCGCCCGGCGTCATGCAGCGCAAGAGCGTGCACGAGCCCCTGCAGACCGGCATCAAGGCGATCGACGCCATGATCCCCGTCGGCCGTGGGCAGCGCCAGCTCATCATCGGCGACCGCCAGACGGGCAAGACGGCCATCGCGATCGACACGATCATCAACCAGAAGGCCAACTGGGAGTCGGGCGACGTCAACAAGCAGGTGCGCTGCATCTACGTCGCCATCGGCCAGAAGGGCTCCACGATCGCATCCGTGAAGGGTGCGCTCGAGGACGCCGGCGCGATGGAGTACACGACGATCGTCGCCGCTCCCGCCTCCGACCCCGCCGGCTTCAAGTACCTCGCCCCCTACACAGGCTCGGCCATCGGCCAGCACTGGATGTACGGCGGCAAGCACGTCCTGATCATCTTCGACGACCTGTCGAAGCAGGCCGAGGCCTACCGTGCCGTTTCGCTGCTGCTGCGCCGCCCGCCGGGCCGCGAAGCCTACCCGGGTGACGTGTTCTACCTGCACTCGCGTCTGCTCGAGCGCTGCGCGAAGCTGAGCGACGAGCTGGGAGCGGGCTCGATGACGGGTCTTCCCATCATCGAGACGAAGGCCAACGACGTGTCGGCCTACATCCCGACCAACGTGATCTCGATCACCGACGGCCAGATCTTCCTGCAGTCCGACCTGTTCAACGCCAACCAGCGTCCCGCGGTCGACGTGGGTATCTCGGTCTCGCGTGTCGGCGGTGACGCCCAGGTCAAGTCGATCAAGAAGGTCTCGGGCACGCTGAAGCTGGAACTCGCGCAGTACCGCTCCCTCGAGGCGTTCGCGATGTTCGCCTCCGACCTGGATGCGGCTTCGCGTCGTCAGCTCGAGCGCGGTGCTCGCCTGACCGAGCTGCTGAAGCAGCCGCAGTACTCGCCGTACCCGGTGGAGGAGCAGGTCGTCTCGATCTGGGCCGGCACCAACGGCAAGCTCGACGCGATCGCGGTCGAGGACGTGCTGAAGTTCGAGCGCGAGCTGCTGGACCACCTGCGTCGCAACACGCAGGTTCTCGACACCCTCCGCGACACCAACGTACTCGACGACGCGACCGTCGCCGAGCTCGAGAAGGTCACTGACGAGTTCATCCTGGAATTCACCTCCGGTGGCGCCAAGGCCATCGGCGCCCCCGGCAACGAGCAGTTCGCTGCCGCCGAGGTCGAGGACATCAACCAGGAGAAGATCGTCAAGGGCCGTCGCGGCTGA
- the atpB gene encoding F0F1 ATP synthase subunit A produces the protein MEQALFSQAATLIVSAEESGPEFHAPSIWEFFPDAILFEGSPFAITRINLIQILATVVLVVLFLVGTRRMRLIPTRFQSVVEMGLDFVRVNIAHDLLGRKDGNRFLPILTTIFFMVLFMNITGIIPGLNIAGTSVIAVPLLLAVVAYVTFIYAGVKKSPGKFFKNSLMPSGVPWPLYIIIIPLEFLSTFIIRPVTLTLRLLMNMIVGHLMLVLFFAATQFFVFGLSGFWTLLGAGTLAFGFAFTLFEILVAFLQAYVFTILTAVYIQLAVAEEH, from the coding sequence TTGGAGCAAGCGCTGTTTAGTCAAGCTGCGACCCTGATCGTTTCCGCCGAGGAATCCGGCCCCGAGTTCCATGCGCCCTCCATCTGGGAATTCTTCCCGGATGCGATCCTCTTCGAGGGATCGCCCTTCGCGATCACGCGGATCAACCTGATCCAGATCCTGGCCACCGTCGTGCTCGTCGTGCTGTTCCTGGTCGGTACGCGACGGATGCGTCTGATCCCCACCCGCTTCCAGAGCGTCGTGGAGATGGGGCTCGATTTCGTCCGCGTCAACATCGCGCACGATCTGCTGGGCCGCAAGGACGGCAACCGCTTCCTGCCGATTCTCACGACCATCTTCTTCATGGTCCTGTTCATGAACATCACGGGCATCATCCCGGGTCTGAACATCGCCGGTACGAGCGTCATCGCGGTTCCGCTGCTGCTCGCCGTCGTGGCGTATGTCACCTTCATCTACGCAGGCGTCAAGAAGAGCCCGGGCAAGTTCTTCAAGAACTCTCTGATGCCTTCGGGCGTGCCGTGGCCGCTGTACATCATCATCATCCCGCTCGAGTTCCTGTCGACCTTCATCATCCGGCCGGTGACGCTCACCCTGCGTCTGCTGATGAACATGATCGTCGGACACCTCATGCTCGTGCTGTTCTTCGCCGCGACGCAGTTCTTCGTCTTCGGGCTCAGCGGATTCTGGACGCTGCTCGGCGCCGGAACACTCGCCTTCGGCTTCGCCTTCACCCTCTTCGAGATCCTGGTGGCCTTCCTCCAGGCATACGTCTTCACCATCCTGACCGCGGTCTACATCCAGCTCGCTGTCGCTGAAGAGCACTGA
- a CDS encoding F0F1 ATP synthase subunit B: MLNALVARAAEEGGAAAPSPLIPAVYDIVWSAVCFVVILFVFWRVVLPRMQELLDKRAAAIEGNIAKADEAQRQAEAALEEYTAQLAEARKEAGEIREVAREDGKKIVAEAREAASTEAARVSAQARAQIEAERQTALVTLRAEVGTLALDLAGGVIGEKLSDDKAAQGVVDRFLEELEASEKAAN, from the coding sequence ATGCTGAACGCTCTTGTCGCCCGCGCCGCCGAGGAAGGTGGCGCGGCAGCCCCGAGCCCCCTCATCCCGGCGGTGTACGACATCGTCTGGTCGGCGGTGTGCTTCGTCGTCATCCTGTTCGTCTTCTGGCGCGTCGTGCTTCCTCGGATGCAGGAGCTCCTCGACAAGCGGGCCGCCGCGATCGAGGGCAACATCGCCAAGGCCGACGAGGCACAGCGTCAGGCCGAGGCCGCGCTGGAGGAGTACACCGCTCAGCTCGCCGAGGCGCGCAAGGAAGCCGGTGAGATCCGTGAGGTCGCCCGCGAGGACGGCAAGAAGATCGTCGCCGAGGCACGTGAGGCCGCGTCGACCGAGGCTGCCCGTGTGAGCGCCCAGGCGCGCGCCCAGATCGAGGCCGAGCGCCAGACCGCCCTGGTCACGCTGCGCGCCGAGGTCGGCACGCTCGCTCTCGATCTCGCCGGCGGCGTGATCGGCGAGAAGCTGAGCGACGACAAGGCCGCGCAGGGCGTCGTCGACCGCTTCCTCGAAGAGCTCGAGGCCTCTGAGAAGGCGGCCAACTAA
- a CDS encoding F0F1 ATP synthase subunit gamma: MGAQLRVYKQKIASAQTTKKITKAMELIAASRIQKAMTRVRASSPFAQAVTRAVSAVATYSNVDHPLTREPEVIRRSAVVIFSSDRGLAGAFNSQIIRAGLEQGELLRSEGREPVFYLVGRKAVGFFQFRKLEAAAEWTGDTDTPHFSTAEEIADTLLEAFRRGGGAGGVDEIHLVYNRFVSMMTQSPETVRLLPLEVVEAAEEASSSAAAVYPLYEFEPDAEAVLDSLLPVYIQSRVFNALLQSSAAKHAATQKAMKSASDNADKLITDYTRLRNNARQAEITQQIAEIVGGADALASGK; this comes from the coding sequence ATGGGCGCTCAACTCAGGGTCTACAAGCAGAAGATCGCTTCTGCTCAGACGACCAAGAAGATCACGAAGGCGATGGAGCTCATCGCGGCTTCGCGCATTCAGAAGGCGATGACGCGCGTGCGCGCATCCTCGCCCTTCGCGCAGGCCGTGACGCGGGCCGTGTCGGCCGTCGCGACGTACTCGAACGTCGACCACCCGCTCACGCGTGAGCCCGAGGTGATCCGCCGCTCCGCCGTCGTGATCTTCTCGTCCGACCGCGGATTGGCGGGGGCGTTCAACTCGCAGATCATCCGGGCGGGGCTGGAACAGGGCGAGCTTCTGCGCAGCGAGGGCCGCGAGCCGGTGTTCTACCTCGTCGGCCGCAAGGCGGTCGGGTTCTTCCAGTTCCGCAAGCTCGAAGCGGCCGCGGAGTGGACGGGTGACACCGACACACCGCACTTCTCGACCGCCGAAGAGATCGCGGACACGCTGCTCGAGGCCTTCCGCCGCGGCGGCGGAGCGGGCGGGGTGGACGAGATCCACCTCGTGTACAACCGCTTCGTGAGCATGATGACCCAGAGCCCGGAGACTGTGCGTCTCCTCCCGCTCGAGGTCGTCGAGGCGGCCGAAGAGGCGTCGTCATCCGCGGCGGCGGTCTACCCGCTCTACGAGTTCGAGCCGGATGCCGAGGCCGTTCTGGACTCCCTGCTCCCGGTGTACATCCAGAGCCGCGTCTTCAACGCCCTCCTGCAGTCCTCGGCGGCCAAGCACGCCGCCACGCAGAAGGCGATGAAGTCGGCCAGCGACAACGCCGACAAGCTCATCACCGACTACACCCGCCTGCGCAACAACGCGCGTCAGGCCGAGATCACGCAGCAGATCGCCGAGATCGTCGGCGGCGCCGACGCCCTGGCGTCCGGCAAGTAG
- the atpE gene encoding F0F1 ATP synthase subunit C, which yields MDATTVLAQVTGSVATIGYGLAAIGPAIGVGIVVGKTIEGVARQPELAGRLQVLMFIGIAFTEALAFIGIATGFIFGA from the coding sequence GTGGACGCAACTACGGTTCTCGCCCAGGTGACCGGATCTGTCGCGACGATCGGCTACGGCCTCGCCGCCATCGGCCCCGCTATCGGCGTGGGCATCGTCGTCGGCAAGACGATCGAGGGCGTCGCTCGCCAGCCCGAGCTCGCCGGCCGCCTGCAGGTCCTCATGTTCATCGGTATCGCCTTCACCGAGGCGCTCGCCTTCATCGGTATCGCGACCGGCTTCATCTTCGGCGCCTGA
- a CDS encoding F0F1 ATP synthase subunit delta, whose amino-acid sequence MGSATTHALAVTTTALGEASGVDLEVAGELFQAARVLGSSSALAGAVSDSAAAGDARRKVIADVFGPRFSSVAVQLLEAVVVQRWSSADELVDGVEELAVRAASVAASDTDLEGELFAFSRTVAENPELELALGSRMGDNAAKGALVEKLLDGRASAATVLVVSGLVQQPRERRIRQALARALSLVAAQRSRVVATVTVAAPLSDAQSERLRSTLSARYGADVALNTVIDPSIVGGLRVQIADDVIDASVSARLADLRQRLAG is encoded by the coding sequence ATGGGAAGCGCCACCACGCACGCCCTCGCGGTGACCACCACCGCTCTGGGTGAGGCATCCGGAGTGGATCTCGAGGTCGCGGGCGAGCTGTTCCAGGCCGCCCGCGTCCTCGGCTCCTCGTCCGCGCTCGCGGGCGCGGTATCGGATTCCGCCGCGGCCGGCGACGCGCGCCGCAAGGTCATCGCGGACGTGTTCGGTCCGAGGTTCTCCTCGGTCGCCGTGCAGCTGCTGGAGGCCGTGGTGGTGCAGCGCTGGTCGTCCGCCGACGAGCTCGTCGACGGTGTCGAGGAGCTCGCGGTGCGGGCCGCGTCCGTCGCGGCATCCGACACGGACCTCGAGGGTGAGCTCTTCGCCTTCTCCCGCACGGTCGCCGAGAACCCCGAGCTCGAGCTCGCCCTCGGCTCGCGCATGGGTGACAACGCCGCCAAGGGCGCGCTCGTCGAGAAGCTCCTCGACGGTCGTGCGAGTGCGGCGACGGTCCTGGTGGTGTCCGGTCTCGTGCAGCAGCCGCGCGAGCGTCGGATCCGCCAGGCGCTCGCGCGTGCCCTGTCATTGGTCGCGGCGCAGCGTAGCCGAGTCGTGGCCACCGTCACGGTGGCCGCGCCGCTCAGCGACGCGCAGAGCGAGCGACTCCGCTCCACCCTGTCGGCACGGTACGGCGCCGACGTGGCGCTGAACACGGTCATCGACCCGTCGATCGTCGGCGGACTGCGTGTGCAGATCGCCGACGACGTCATCGACGCGAGCGTCTCCGCGCGTCTCGCCGATCTCCGTCAGCGGCTCGCCGGCTGA